One genomic segment of Amycolatopsis sp. Hca4 includes these proteins:
- a CDS encoding HU family DNA-binding protein, producing MTNKAQLIEALSERLGDKKVASQAVDGLVDIIIRTVNKGEKVNITGFGVFEKRARAARTARNPRTGEAVRVKKTNVPAFRAGTTFKDVISGTKKLPKATPVKRATATTATRATATKTAAAAPAKATTSRATTSRAAAAKPATTRSTTTRTRATAAKPAAKATTATKAAPKTAAKTTAAKATTAKATTTRAKTAAAKPAATKTAAAKKTTAAKAPAKRTSAAKKK from the coding sequence ATGACGAACAAGGCCCAGCTGATCGAGGCGCTGTCGGAGCGTCTGGGCGACAAGAAGGTGGCTTCGCAGGCCGTTGACGGTCTGGTCGACATCATCATCCGGACGGTCAACAAGGGCGAAAAGGTCAACATCACCGGCTTCGGGGTGTTCGAGAAGCGCGCCCGCGCCGCTCGCACCGCCCGCAACCCGCGCACCGGTGAGGCCGTCCGCGTCAAGAAGACCAACGTGCCCGCCTTCCGCGCCGGCACCACCTTCAAGGACGTCATCTCCGGCACCAAGAAGCTCCCGAAGGCGACCCCGGTCAAGCGCGCCACCGCCACCACGGCGACCCGCGCCACCGCCACCAAGACCGCGGCGGCGGCCCCGGCCAAGGCCACGACTTCGCGGGCGACCACCTCGCGCGCGGCCGCGGCCAAGCCGGCCACCACGCGTTCGACGACCACGCGGACCCGCGCCACCGCGGCGAAGCCGGCCGCCAAGGCCACGACCGCCACCAAGGCGGCCCCGAAGACCGCCGCCAAGACCACGGCGGCCAAGGCGACCACGGCCAAGGCGACGACGACGCGGGCGAAGACCGCCGCCGCCAAGCCGGCCGCGACGAAGACCGCCGCGGCGAAGAAGACCACGGCGGCCAAGGCCCCGGCCAAGCGCACGTCGGCCGCCAAGAAGAAGTAA
- a CDS encoding Lsr2 family protein, with protein MAQKVLVEILDDIDGTTAAQTVQFGLDGVTYEIDLSDDNASALRDELARYIAAGRRIGGRKVRVATGQSTTTSTTDRERNQQIRAWANANGYEVSERGRLSSEVISAYEQAQVEEAETPAAPPRKRAPRKKVAAAKK; from the coding sequence GTGGCCCAGAAAGTCCTCGTCGAGATCCTGGACGACATCGACGGCACCACCGCCGCCCAGACCGTTCAGTTCGGCCTCGACGGTGTCACCTACGAAATCGACCTTTCGGACGACAACGCCTCCGCCCTGCGCGACGAGCTGGCCCGCTACATCGCGGCCGGACGGCGCATCGGCGGGCGCAAGGTCCGCGTCGCCACCGGGCAGTCGACCACCACCAGCACCACCGACCGCGAGCGCAACCAGCAGATCCGCGCCTGGGCCAACGCGAACGGCTACGAGGTCTCCGAGCGCGGCCGCCTGTCCTCCGAGGTGATCTCGGCCTACGAGCAGGCCCAGGTCGAAGAGGCCGAGACGCCCGCCGCGCCGCCGCGCAAGCGCGCTCCGCGCAAGAAGGTCGCGGCCGCCAAGAAGTAA
- a CDS encoding TetR/AcrR family transcriptional regulator: protein MGHHGWQGNPPGTEDAARRRIVEAATACLDRAGLAKTSLSDVAAEAGVTRQTVYRYFPSLKDILRAVALAGVEEFAARMERHLAAFGTAAEAAVESVVFAVRTLPAEPRMGLLLQAGEADFFTDGVVSPLAFSYGARILRNLPVDWAGAGIGTDEELRGLAEVLMRLFLSFLQYPSTPPLTDDELRALVRRWIGPALRG from the coding sequence ATGGGGCACCACGGATGGCAGGGCAACCCGCCCGGCACCGAAGACGCGGCACGCCGCCGGATCGTCGAAGCGGCGACGGCGTGCCTCGACCGGGCCGGCCTGGCCAAGACGAGCCTCTCCGACGTCGCGGCCGAGGCGGGCGTCACCCGGCAGACCGTGTACCGGTACTTCCCGAGCCTGAAGGACATCCTGCGGGCCGTCGCGCTGGCCGGTGTCGAGGAGTTCGCGGCGCGGATGGAGCGGCACCTGGCCGCCTTCGGCACCGCCGCGGAAGCCGCGGTGGAGTCCGTGGTGTTCGCTGTGCGCACGTTGCCCGCCGAGCCCCGCATGGGGCTGCTCCTGCAGGCGGGCGAAGCGGACTTCTTCACCGACGGCGTGGTTTCGCCGCTGGCGTTCTCGTACGGCGCGCGGATCCTCCGCAACCTGCCGGTGGACTGGGCGGGCGCCGGGATCGGCACCGACGAGGAGCTGCGCGGCCTCGCCGAAGTGCTGATGCGGCTGTTCCTGTCGTTCCTGCAGTACCCGTCGACGCCGCCGCTGACCGACGACGAGCTGCGCGCCCTGGTGCGCCGCTGGATCGGGCCGGCGCTGCGCGGGTGA
- a CDS encoding NAD(P)/FAD-dependent oxidoreductase, whose protein sequence is MRLGNTAVVLGGSAAGLCAAGALAPHFGRVLVLERDELPEGAEHRRGVPQSKHPHFLLNSGRRAIGALFPGFEDDLIAAGGLLLMPSMDAAYLDGPGWSARKRSAMTMVYGSRILIERVLRDKVRQLANVDLREGVAVRGLTTADGKVTGVGFADGEHVDADFVVDAMGRGSPVSGWLAAAGWPEPEVQTLDAKVTYTSRWYDLPAERPASWWWRHLVIMPTPDKGEHPAEHEFLVNFFPIEGNRVIACMGSWGLEMPSTTDAFVETARRVRTPLFADAMDRCAPASPVHLTRSTGNKWRRYDRLRRRPRGLVFVGDSICAFNPFYAQGISSASASALLLREHLSRAERLDERFSARFFAAQRGLLRVPWRLAMARDQGYACAVGTEQLPEWRRRLVAAVSAPAFSLVVGAAREDAVVDEHFAKVFNLDESLGQMLRTPRVLAGLVRYRVRAALGRHRVPFGFDPQAEPPATDYSTATATAR, encoded by the coding sequence ATGCGGCTCGGCAACACCGCCGTCGTCCTGGGCGGCAGCGCCGCCGGTCTCTGCGCGGCCGGTGCGCTCGCCCCGCACTTCGGCCGCGTCCTGGTGCTGGAACGCGACGAACTGCCCGAGGGCGCCGAGCACCGCCGCGGCGTCCCGCAGAGCAAGCACCCGCACTTCCTGCTCAACTCCGGGCGGCGCGCGATCGGTGCCCTGTTCCCGGGCTTCGAAGACGACCTCATCGCGGCAGGCGGGCTGCTGCTGATGCCGTCCATGGACGCCGCCTACCTCGACGGGCCCGGCTGGTCGGCCCGCAAGCGCAGCGCCATGACGATGGTCTACGGCTCGCGGATCCTCATCGAGCGCGTGCTGCGGGACAAGGTGCGGCAGCTGGCGAACGTCGACCTCCGCGAAGGTGTCGCGGTGCGCGGCCTGACCACCGCGGACGGGAAGGTCACCGGCGTCGGCTTCGCCGACGGCGAGCACGTCGACGCCGACTTCGTGGTGGACGCGATGGGCCGCGGCTCCCCGGTTTCCGGCTGGCTGGCGGCAGCCGGCTGGCCCGAGCCCGAAGTGCAGACCCTCGACGCCAAGGTCACCTACACCTCGCGCTGGTACGACCTGCCCGCCGAACGTCCCGCGTCCTGGTGGTGGCGGCACCTGGTGATCATGCCGACGCCGGACAAGGGCGAGCACCCCGCCGAACACGAGTTCCTGGTCAACTTCTTCCCGATCGAAGGCAACCGCGTCATCGCCTGCATGGGCTCGTGGGGACTGGAGATGCCGAGTACCACCGACGCGTTCGTGGAGACCGCGCGCCGGGTGCGGACGCCGTTGTTCGCCGACGCCATGGACCGCTGCGCCCCCGCCTCGCCGGTCCACCTCACCCGCTCCACCGGCAACAAGTGGCGGCGCTACGACCGGTTGCGCCGCCGGCCGCGTGGCCTGGTCTTCGTCGGTGACTCGATCTGCGCGTTCAACCCCTTCTACGCCCAGGGCATCAGCTCCGCGTCGGCTTCGGCCCTGCTGCTGCGCGAGCACCTGTCCCGCGCCGAGCGGCTCGACGAGAGGTTCTCCGCGCGCTTCTTCGCCGCGCAACGCGGATTGCTGCGTGTGCCGTGGCGCCTGGCGATGGCCCGGGACCAGGGCTACGCGTGCGCCGTGGGGACCGAACAGCTGCCGGAGTGGCGGCGACGGCTCGTCGCGGCCGTGTCGGCGCCGGCGTTCAGCCTCGTCGTCGGTGCGGCGCGGGAGGACGCGGTGGTCGACGAGCACTTCGCCAAGGTGTTCAACCTGGACGAGTCGCTCGGGCAGATGCTGCGCACCCCGCGCGTGCTCGCGGGCCTGGTGCGGTACCGCGTCCGCGCGGCGCTGGGCAGGCACCGGGTCCCGTTCGGCTTCGACCCGCAGGCCGAACCCCCGGCCACGGACTACTCGACGGCGACGGCGACCGCGCGATGA
- a CDS encoding DUF6292 family protein: MTDDEPAAHLQAVAAELGLQPEDTRSRTGDFAGGQIRFAGQAGERAANDYLLRWTPGEGWELAAEAGSSGAARVVAGLPGTPAPAAVADFVLTALSGRGERPVRRADEGAAEPARRPW, from the coding sequence ATGACCGACGACGAACCGGCCGCGCACCTGCAGGCCGTGGCCGCGGAGCTGGGGCTGCAGCCGGAGGACACCCGATCGCGCACCGGCGACTTCGCGGGCGGGCAGATCCGCTTCGCGGGACAGGCGGGCGAGCGCGCGGCGAACGACTACCTGCTGCGCTGGACACCCGGCGAAGGCTGGGAGCTGGCCGCCGAGGCCGGCTCGTCCGGGGCGGCGCGGGTCGTGGCCGGCCTGCCGGGCACGCCGGCACCCGCAGCGGTCGCCGACTTCGTCCTCACGGCGCTGTCCGGGCGAGGGGAACGGCCGGTGCGCCGGGCGGACGAGGGCGCGGCCGAGCCGGCTCGACGCCCTTGGTGA